In Rutidosis leptorrhynchoides isolate AG116_Rl617_1_P2 chromosome 6, CSIRO_AGI_Rlap_v1, whole genome shotgun sequence, the DNA window ttaccattttccgaatattgttaaaacagaaagatttctcaaatcaacgtgagcctttcaacagagacttgtaatcataattcaatatatctgataattcaatcatttgatcttatcttttaattccattgataaatattttgaaacagatacaatcatataaagtatttaatctaatattttgtttacgtttcaagttataatatatatacacatatacatatataatcatattcgtttaatagttcgtgaatcgttggaacatggtcgaggttgaatgaatgtatgaacacagtttaaaattcttgcaatttaacttaacaaatattgcttatcgtgtcggaaacatataaagattaaagtttaaatttggttggaaattttcgggttgtcacaaatatTACTTTTACGTTTCATGTATGtgattagatctaagactttgatgtaactttggttcatcaaaacacttgcaacacttaagtgagttgtgcttcatgtcttagacttacacttgggttattatggtcaaaccttggtgaaaatgatgtaaacacgtcaacgagttgtacacttgaagctatatgcatcaaggatgagaaccatgataagcatcgagcaccaagaaccaccggaacctactgaccctactgttttgctCTTTCTGGGTCTGAtaagtaagacctgggctgttttaatgttgattttcagatagctctgttcgagtagataacttttcatatagggctcgtcttaatccgagttacggtttaggatttatggccctccgatcgtcaatatgtccttttaacgttgtgcagaaatttttgacctactcgcacttagactgtcgtcacggtcaaacgaagacgagtttgcttctgtaaattttaccacacttaaaggactcatatatggagtcatggccactggtctcaccttatttcagtaagattagaggccgtggtgactaatcgaagtcagcctttgttttaaactactttcataaacgaaacttactttacgccttttgtttgatgatgaatgatgatgacccttaagaccttatttacatacttttaaacctattcggaggatttactgacttagtactatttgacttaggttaaggactcgttggacctttcggaccgattacttgcacacttttcccgactccactttaccgctactttatcattgtgagttattgcattccctttttactttaacttattttaggaactgagaatacatgcggattttatattttacatactaggcacgagtacttaaacttatatatgtgtgggttatacaacagcataaacattccctttagctctgtaacgtttaatcattggtttttgaaccgtgaacgctaatcttagatatggatccatagggtttgacatccccactcgggctagtagcgctagcatttaacgagtgtttaatacttcttaaacatacgcacttgccaagtgtactttcagggggtataaatgttaagttagttaccaagtgcccacggttaacatatactttatcatactgttttgaaacgctctttgtagcactgaaatctcgtggcctaccttacatactgttatacttaaactatagctcaccaacctttgtgttgacatttttaagcatgtttttctcaggtgcttaaggttatttgcttccgctgtcgtgctagtcttgccgtagacacccgctgctctagtgttatcaccgcatgaactgtttatcttgcaatcaaactttaatacatttgaaactatgttttgtaacgacctaagggtcacatacatttattcatgcttgctattcgtagaagcatactgttggtgtaaaacaattgacgtcggttatgacgtcatctttttatcgtgaatgcaacttcttttattacagcatatagtacttaaccttgtaatgatcctgttgttgatgattcgtacacgatggttttgtacggggcatcacattaaatatacaaatgacttaatttaaggcgaaaagtaaatgacgataaataaaaatgcgataattgaatgtgcgataaataaaatgacgataaataaaattgcgataattaaaagtacaataattaaaagtgcaataaataaaatgacagtaaataaaagtgcgatgagatataaaataaaggaattatacttatttaaacttccgtaatcatgatattcgacgtgttgattttaatttattaccatgggttaattgtcctttgtcctggattattcgatatgtccatctggtttttgtccataacagtccatcagtcataaatataaagtgtgagtgtcctcgtcaaattatccttatacccgaagtcaaatattttaactaattggggacttaaactgtaacaaggttttaatactttgttaacaattacgccaagtgtccttgtacgtaatccacccttattttaatgagtccattgactattaatccattcccgtgtccggttaaatgaatgattattagtatttataaatatccagcccatcgtgtctgatcgagtgtatgtggttatttataattaccttaaattgtaaatctctatattaaattaacgaactatcattcagttaaacaaatataaagcccattaatagcccatagtccaatttccacaagtgtcggtcttttatccaaaccccaattatggtacaaagcccaataaccacgTTTTAATAttaagtccaacatcacgattacttcggcttaaataagcataataataacttagctacgagacattaatttaaaaaggttgaacataacttacaatgattattaatagcgtagcgttacacggacagaattttgacttacaaacttaaaacatttgccactataaacttattattattaaactttaaattaaaattataattataattatatatattttacgtagatagaaagaagaaaaaggaatgaatgaaatcgatcagaatgcgcggccttttataggcccactttgaactgttgtGCTCCGCGACTACGGTGGTTTTGTGCTTCACATCTCCGCAAGTGCGGAGCTTTGGAATCCAGCTCACCatagtgaattaaacgtgggctgcttataattataatatataataatatatataatataattaattatatattatattatattcttgtgcatagttaacttgaaaTTTTTGGTCTGTTGCATCGCactttgatagttggttcatgtctcggttccggattttcgaacgccttttcgtataatttaatatcttgtactttgctttttgcggcttgtactcttgtaatttctagacgtttctcataaataatttgaaccacttggattgtactttgtactttttaggtttttggtcgtttgcgtcttcaaatcgtcaattctgtcttttgtcttcaccttttattatttaaacgaatattacttggaaatagaacaattataactaaaagcttgtctttctagaaggataatgctatgaaatatatgttcgtttttagcattatcaactacctAGATTCTCCCTTGACCAAACCCATTTCCATTCGCCATTAACCCATTTGTCAGCTAAATAATCGTCTTTATTGGTGTCCAAATGAAAAAGTCTATTAAAAAGAGTGGAGAGTTTTTCGACACCACACCAACTATCGTCCCAGAACTGAATATTACGTCCGTTACCTACATTGAGTTTGAAACAATCTGTCGGCAAAAAGTTGGAACGAACAAAATGCAAGCAAGTAGACACAATACTCGCCCATGGACTCGACTGATTACCAAGAATCGAATCAAAATTGTTGCCATGGATAGATTTTATGATCGAAACCCAAAAATCACCCGGATTAGTAAGATAATGCCAACGCCATTTGTTAATTAAAGCAATGTTGAAATCTTTAAGACTTCCCACATTTAAACCTCCATTATCATAAGAAGCCATGACTTTATCACATTTAATCCAAGCCATCTTTTTGGTAGACTCGTTTCCGCCCCAAAAAACCTCGCTCTAATAGATTCAAGATTCTTAAGAACACCTTCGGGACAAGTAAATAACTACATAAAGTAAATACCGAGGCTACCCATAACCGATTTCACCAAGGTTAACCTCCCGCCCGAAGAAATTAGGCTAGCTTTCCAAGACGAGAGTTTAGATTTGAATTTATTAACCAACGGGTCCCAACTAGCAATTCTTTTCATATTAGAACCAATAGGAACTCTAAGATACTTGGTTGGAAAAGTACCTATTCTCGTTCCAGTAGTCCCCGTAAAAGATGTAAGCTCGTGGTCATCAACTCCGACCCCGAAAACGTGAGACTTTGAGACATTAATGCGTAATCCGGAAACTAAATAGAAGACTTCCAAAACCATGAGAATTCTCCTCAATTAGTGAAGATTCCAATCAGCAAAAATGATGACATCGTCGGCGATACTAATCCTACGTATAATACTAGAGTCCATGGCTCATTTAAACGCTAGGTGAAGCCCCCCCATAACTATAATGAACAAAAAAGGACTTAATGGATCGCCTTGACGAAGACCCCACTTTATCACAAATTCACGGGTAGGACTACCATTCACCAAAACTGAAGTTCTAGCCGATGTCAAACAACCTCTAATCCAATCGCACCATCTTTTCCCAAAACCCAACGACGATAACATGAAAAATAGAAATTCCCAATTAACCGAATCGTATGCTTTTTCAAAATCAACCTTGAAAAGCATCAACTTCTTATTCGTATTCTTATACCACGAAATAATCTCGCTCAAAATTAAAGGACCATCAAGAATCTGACGACCTGAAATGAAAGCAGATTGAACAGGCCTAATGATTTTATCAATAACTGAAACTAACCGGTTCGTGAGCACTTTCGTAACAATCTTGTAGAAAAACCCGACCAAAGAAATTGGATGGAAATCATTTATAAGGACCGAGTTTTGTATCTTCGGAATAAGAGAAAAAAAATGCAGATTTAGCGCCATGGGGCATGATACAATTTGAGAAAAACAACCGAATGTCTCGACATAAATCAACCTGAAAAAGATCCCAAAAATGTTTGATGAAACGAAATGAAAAACCGTCCGGGCCAGGAGGCTTTGAACTCCCACAATCCCAAACTCCTGTTTTAATTTCGGAATCATCTATATCTCGTTCAAGGAACGTGGCTTCATCATTAGATAACATGCTATTCGGAGAAATCAAACCAAAAACAGCCCCTGTACTGACTTCGTCAAATTTTGCACTATAGAAGACGAAAAATTGGTTTTTGATAGCAACCGGGTCGTTAACCCAAATGCCATCAACCATAAGCCCCTGAATTAATTGAGAACCACGTTTATGTTTAAGCGTATTGTGAAAAAATTTCGTGTTCTCGTCATCCTCAACATCCCATTTAACTATAGATTTTTGTAAAGAATCTAAAGCCTCAAGTTTCTGAATGTAATCTCTTTCATTCGATAACGTATTACGAAGATTAATCATGGAATCATCAGCATTACCTGAATCAATAAGAGAATCAaattcgttaatttgtttaatgatGTCTTTTAACCGGGACCTTTCGTTAGACCTGGATATATGGATCCAAGCTTTCAAACATGCTTTCAACTTTCTGAATTTCGCAACTACATCCATGTTCGAGTCAGCATTAATAGAATGCCAATAATATCTAACCGTGTCATCAAAATCAGGCCGATCAAACCAAGAATCAAAGACTTTGAAATACGTGGGACCAAAATCTACCTTTTCTTGAAAGAGAAAAATCGGGGAGTGATCCGATTGACCTTAAGCCAAAACTGTACCTTTCAAATCGTTAAcaacattaagaatattattagtaacgAAAAATCTATCGATCTTACTTAGTTTGTTGCCCGGTTTATTGCGCCATGTGAAATGCAACCCGCAAAGAGGGAATTCATACAATGAATTAGAATCTATGAAATAATTAAAGTGTCGAGCATCATTATGACAAAAAATGGATCCACAACGATCTTCCTCCACTATGACCGAATTCCAATCGCCATAACAAATGTAATCACCTGGATGCGAGCTAATAAAATTCGTTAACTTACTCCACAAAATAATCTTGTCCGATAATGGTTGGGGAGTGTAAATGTTAACCATAAACACCTCGACATCCTCTTTAATCCACATGCCTTTAACAATCACAAAGTTATCATCACACCACATGTTACTCTTAGAAAAAGCGAAAGGGTCCCATAAGGAGATGATACCGCCCGAATAACCACGAGataaggaaacagcaaaatcgaaGTTTGGGTTACCCCAAAGAGTACGTAAACGATACATCTGGAAGCGAGACATCTTCGATTCTTGAACTCATAAGAATTGAACTTTAGAATGAAAACAAATTTCTTTTATCCACTGTCTCTTGGAGTGTAATTGTGA includes these proteins:
- the LOC139854427 gene encoding uncharacterized protein, whose amino-acid sequence is MAWIKCDKVMASYDNGGLNVGSLKDFNIALINKWRWHYLTNPGDFWVSIIKSIHGNNFDSILGNQSSPWASIVSTCLHFVRSNFLPTDCFKLNVGNGRNIQFWDDSWCGVEKLSTLFNRLFHLDTNKDDYLADKWVNGEWKWVWSRENLGS